One genomic segment of Pseudomonas chlororaphis subsp. aurantiaca includes these proteins:
- the glgX gene encoding glycogen debranching protein GlgX, with protein sequence MTPSKPKTAATPKTPQATEPSRIREGLPFPLGATWDGLGVNFALFSANATKVELCLFDATGEVELERIELPEYTDEIFHGYLPDAHPGLIYGYRVHGPYDPANGHRFNPNKLLIDPYAKQLVGELKWSEALFGYTIGHPDADLSFDERDSAPFVPKCKVIDPAHTWGHDHRVSVPWDRTIIYETHVRGFTMRHPSVPEAVRGTFAGLMVDDVLEHIRKLGVSSVELLPIHAFVNDQHLLHKGMTNYWGYNSIAFFAPDPRYLANGKIAEFKEMVAHLHEAGLELILDVVYNHTAEGNEQGPTLSMRGIDNASYYRLMPDDKRFYINDSGTGNTLDLSHPCVLQMVTDSLRYWATEMHVDGFRFDLATILGRYHDGFDERHSFLVACRQDPVLRQVKLIAEPWDIGPGGYQVGGFPPGWVEWNDKFRDTVRAFWKGDDGQLADFAARMTASGEMFNQRGRRPYTSVNFVTAHDGFTLHDLVSYNDKHNEANDEDNQDGSNNNLSWNHGVEGPTDDPQINALRLRQMRNFFATLLLAQGTPMLVAGDEFARTQHGNNNAYCQDSEIGWVNWDLDEDGKSLLKFVKRLIKLRMTYPILRRGRFLVGNYNEDIGVKDVTWLAPDASEMTIEQWQDSHGRCLGMLLDGRAQETGIRRPGADATLLLVVNAHHDIVNFCLLEVPDGGFWTCMIDTNQPSVKGQERFEFGHQYSVTGRSLLLFELQHEDDD encoded by the coding sequence ATGACCCCGTCCAAACCCAAAACAGCCGCCACGCCGAAAACCCCGCAAGCGACCGAGCCCTCGCGCATCCGCGAAGGCCTGCCCTTCCCGCTCGGCGCGACCTGGGACGGCCTGGGGGTCAACTTCGCGCTGTTCTCGGCCAATGCCACCAAGGTCGAGCTGTGCCTGTTCGATGCCACGGGCGAAGTCGAACTGGAACGCATCGAACTGCCGGAATACACCGACGAGATCTTCCACGGCTACCTGCCCGACGCCCATCCCGGGTTGATCTACGGCTACCGGGTGCATGGCCCCTACGACCCGGCCAACGGTCATCGCTTCAACCCCAATAAACTGTTGATCGACCCCTATGCCAAGCAACTGGTGGGCGAGCTGAAATGGTCCGAGGCGCTGTTCGGCTATACCATCGGGCATCCCGACGCCGACCTCAGTTTCGACGAGCGCGACAGCGCGCCCTTCGTGCCGAAATGCAAAGTGATCGACCCGGCCCACACTTGGGGCCACGATCATCGGGTCAGCGTGCCCTGGGACAGAACGATCATTTATGAGACTCACGTGCGCGGCTTCACCATGCGTCATCCCTCGGTGCCGGAAGCGGTGCGCGGCACCTTCGCCGGGCTGATGGTCGACGATGTGCTGGAGCACATTCGCAAGCTCGGGGTGTCCTCGGTGGAGCTGCTGCCGATCCATGCCTTCGTCAACGACCAGCACCTGCTGCACAAGGGCATGACCAATTACTGGGGCTACAACAGCATCGCCTTCTTCGCGCCCGACCCGCGCTACCTGGCCAATGGCAAGATCGCCGAATTCAAGGAAATGGTCGCGCATCTGCACGAAGCCGGGCTCGAACTGATACTCGACGTGGTCTACAACCACACCGCCGAAGGCAACGAGCAAGGCCCGACCCTGTCCATGCGCGGCATCGACAATGCCTCCTACTACCGCCTGATGCCCGACGACAAACGCTTCTATATCAATGACTCCGGGACCGGCAACACCCTCGACCTGAGCCACCCCTGCGTGCTGCAGATGGTCACCGACTCGCTACGCTACTGGGCCACGGAAATGCATGTGGACGGTTTCCGCTTCGACCTGGCGACCATTCTCGGGCGTTATCACGATGGCTTCGACGAACGCCACAGCTTCCTCGTGGCCTGCCGCCAGGACCCGGTGCTGCGCCAGGTGAAGCTGATCGCCGAGCCGTGGGACATCGGCCCCGGCGGTTATCAGGTGGGCGGGTTCCCGCCGGGCTGGGTGGAGTGGAACGACAAGTTCCGCGACACTGTGCGCGCCTTCTGGAAAGGCGACGACGGCCAGCTCGCCGACTTCGCCGCGCGCATGACCGCCTCCGGCGAGATGTTCAACCAGCGCGGCCGGCGGCCTTATACCTCTGTCAATTTCGTGACCGCCCACGACGGCTTCACCCTGCACGACCTGGTGTCGTACAACGACAAGCACAACGAAGCCAACGACGAGGACAACCAGGACGGCAGCAACAACAACCTGTCGTGGAACCACGGCGTCGAAGGCCCCACCGACGACCCGCAGATCAATGCGCTGCGCCTGCGCCAGATGCGCAATTTCTTCGCCACCCTGCTGCTGGCCCAGGGCACGCCGATGCTCGTCGCCGGCGACGAGTTCGCCCGCACCCAGCACGGCAACAACAACGCCTATTGCCAGGACAGCGAAATCGGCTGGGTCAACTGGGACCTGGACGAGGACGGCAAGTCGCTGCTGAAGTTCGTCAAGCGCCTTATCAAGTTGCGCATGACCTATCCGATCCTGCGTCGCGGACGCTTCCTGGTGGGCAACTACAACGAGGACATCGGGGTCAAGGACGTCACCTGGCTCGCCCCGGACGCCAGCGAGATGACCATCGAACAATGGCAGGACAGCCACGGTCGCTGCCTGGGCATGCTGCTCGACGGCCGCGCCCAGGAAACCGGAATACGCCGCCCCGGTGCCGACGCGACCCTGCTGCTGGTGGTCAACGCCCATCACGACATCGTCAACTTCTGCCTGCTGGAAGTGCCCGACGGCGGCTTCTGGACCTGCATGATCGACACCAACCAGCCCTCGGTGAAAGGCCAGGAGCGCTTCGAGTTCGGCCACCAGTACTCGGTGACCGGGCGCTCGCTGCTGCTGTTCGAACTGCAGCACGAGGATGACGATTGA
- a CDS encoding DUF2934 domain-containing protein translates to MSTDDKRIREFAYQIWESEGRPDGQEHRHWEMARKLAEAEALAPSKPPRATRAASAKPGKPAAKPKAVAKPAAAAPVVPPGEKVPPGEKGLPPGGKSSAAKKPRAPRKPAAS, encoded by the coding sequence ATGAGTACCGACGACAAACGCATTCGTGAGTTCGCCTATCAAATCTGGGAATCGGAAGGCCGGCCCGATGGCCAGGAGCACCGGCATTGGGAAATGGCCCGCAAGCTGGCCGAAGCCGAGGCCCTGGCCCCGAGCAAGCCGCCCAGGGCGACCCGCGCCGCCAGCGCCAAGCCTGGCAAGCCCGCGGCAAAACCCAAGGCCGTCGCCAAACCCGCGGCGGCGGCACCCGTGGTACCTCCCGGAGAAAAGGTGCCTCCTGGAGAAAAAGGATTGCCGCCCGGGGGCAAAAGCAGCGCGGCGAAAAAGCCACGAGCCCCGCGCAAGCCAGCGGCCAGCTGA
- the malQ gene encoding 4-alpha-glucanotransferase — protein sequence MSDAQLEILASRAGLAVDWIDANGRPQRVEPRVLRTVLASLGHPADNDQQIEASLRQLLQVQQSRQLPPLLTADAGQGLDLGHYFAPDTPCEIRLEDGSVLNLKLDANSMLPGLVPVGYQEVSIAGQHFTLAVAPERCYSVADAVDQATPRAWGLSVQLYSLRRSGDGGFGDTQALEDLVRVAGERGAEAMAISPLHAMFSSDTGRYSPYSPSSRLFLNSLYAAPGTILGERAWRSAIDASGLGPQLQQLEQQPMVDWPVAAQARQKVLRALYEGFCQGEHPLHQDFASFRHANGEALENHCRFEAIQARRAARGESLDWREWPDAWRTPRSPALAQFAEEHASDIGFYAFCQWLIARCLERVQTTARSSGMGIGLIADLAVGADGGGSQAWSRQDELLAALTVGAPPDILNRQGQGWGISAFSPEGLVRNGFHAFIEMLRANFAHAGGLRIDHVMGLQRLWVIPLGAPPCDGAYLYYPVDDLLRLLTLESHRHQAIVLGEDLGTVPDGLREKLSARAMLGMRVLLFEQEHGTHFRPILDWPDNALATTSTHDLPTLNGWWQGRDIDWSARLGLVDESGETHWREHRQREREGLRHALSRDPQNFREDTHEADQVVDASVRFLGHTRAPLVLLPLEDALGIDEQANLPGTLDSHPNWRRRLAGSSAALLDDPDAARRLELLACARLQAHERDR from the coding sequence ATGAGCGACGCGCAACTGGAAATCCTCGCCAGCCGGGCCGGCCTGGCCGTCGACTGGATCGACGCCAACGGCCGCCCGCAACGGGTCGAGCCGCGGGTGCTGCGAACCGTGCTGGCCAGCCTCGGCCATCCGGCCGACAACGACCAGCAGATCGAAGCCAGCCTGCGCCAGCTGCTACAGGTACAGCAGAGCCGGCAACTGCCACCGCTGCTGACCGCCGATGCCGGCCAGGGCCTGGACCTGGGGCATTACTTCGCCCCGGACACGCCCTGCGAAATCCGCCTGGAAGACGGCAGCGTGCTCAACCTCAAGCTGGACGCCAACTCCATGCTGCCGGGGCTGGTGCCGGTGGGTTACCAGGAGGTGAGTATCGCCGGCCAGCACTTCACCCTGGCCGTGGCGCCCGAACGCTGCTACAGCGTCGCCGACGCCGTGGACCAGGCCACGCCCCGCGCCTGGGGCCTGAGCGTGCAGCTGTATTCGCTGCGACGCAGCGGCGACGGCGGTTTTGGCGATACCCAGGCGCTCGAAGACCTGGTCCGGGTCGCCGGCGAACGGGGCGCCGAGGCCATGGCTATCAGCCCGCTGCATGCCATGTTCAGCAGCGACACCGGACGCTACAGCCCTTATTCGCCGTCCAGCCGGCTGTTTCTCAACAGCCTGTACGCCGCGCCCGGGACCATTCTCGGCGAGCGGGCCTGGCGCAGTGCCATCGACGCCAGCGGCCTGGGGCCGCAACTGCAACAGCTGGAACAACAGCCGATGGTCGACTGGCCAGTGGCGGCCCAGGCCCGGCAGAAAGTCCTGCGCGCGCTTTATGAAGGCTTCTGCCAGGGCGAGCATCCGCTGCACCAGGATTTCGCCAGTTTCCGCCACGCCAACGGCGAGGCCCTGGAAAACCACTGCCGCTTCGAAGCCATCCAGGCCCGGCGCGCGGCCCGCGGCGAAAGCCTCGACTGGCGCGAATGGCCCGATGCCTGGCGTACCCCACGCAGCCCGGCGCTGGCACAGTTCGCCGAGGAGCACGCCAGCGACATCGGCTTCTATGCCTTCTGCCAATGGCTGATCGCCCGTTGCCTGGAGCGGGTGCAGACCACCGCCCGCAGCAGCGGCATGGGCATCGGCCTGATCGCCGACCTGGCGGTGGGCGCCGACGGCGGCGGCAGCCAGGCCTGGAGCCGCCAGGACGAACTGCTGGCGGCGCTGACCGTCGGCGCGCCGCCGGACATTCTCAATCGCCAGGGCCAGGGCTGGGGCATTTCCGCCTTTTCCCCGGAGGGCCTGGTACGCAATGGCTTCCACGCCTTTATCGAAATGCTCCGGGCCAACTTCGCCCATGCCGGCGGCCTGCGCATCGACCATGTGATGGGTCTGCAACGGTTGTGGGTGATCCCCCTCGGCGCCCCACCCTGCGACGGCGCCTACCTGTATTACCCGGTGGACGACCTGCTGCGCCTGCTGACCCTGGAGTCGCACCGGCACCAGGCGATCGTCCTCGGCGAAGACCTCGGCACGGTGCCCGACGGCCTGCGGGAGAAACTCAGCGCGCGGGCCATGCTCGGCATGCGCGTGCTGCTGTTCGAGCAGGAGCACGGCACGCATTTCCGGCCGATCCTCGACTGGCCGGACAATGCCCTGGCGACCACCAGCACCCACGACCTGCCGACCCTCAACGGCTGGTGGCAGGGCCGCGACATCGACTGGAGCGCGCGCCTGGGCCTGGTGGACGAAAGCGGCGAAACCCATTGGCGCGAACATCGCCAGCGTGAACGCGAGGGCCTGCGCCACGCCCTGAGCCGCGACCCGCAGAACTTTCGCGAAGACACCCACGAAGCCGACCAGGTGGTGGACGCCAGCGTGCGCTTCCTCGGCCATACCCGCGCGCCGCTGGTGCTGCTGCCCCTGGAGGACGCCCTGGGCATCGACGAACAGGCCAACCTGCCCGGCACCCTCGACAGCCATCCCAACTGGCGCCGGCGCCTGGCCGGCAGCAGCGCGGCCTTGCTCGACGACCCGGACGCCGCGCGCCGCCTGGAACTGCTGGCCTGCGCCCGGCTGCAGGCCCACGAGCGCGACCGATGA
- a CDS encoding malto-oligosyltrehalose synthase, whose translation MSSATIHSQPVRATLRLQFHRGFTLDDAVPLVPYFARLGISHLYASPLLCARAGSMHGYDVVDPTRVNPELGGEAALERLVRSLRQHDMGLLLDIVSNHMAVGGADNPWWQDLLRWGRLSPYGEFFDIQWHSPDPLMEGQLLLPFLGSDYGVALQEGTLRLCFDTERGEFHVEHYQHHFPICPSDYGELLRVRGELDAESAERLKPLADAFSTLRYQPDAHTQAEPLQRQLQDAACDPQVRAAIEQQLALYDARQPQGFARLHALLEQQSYRLASWRTAADDINWRRFFDINELGGLRVERPAVFEATHGKIFQLIAAGLVDGLRIDHIDGLADPRGYCRKLRRRVDALRSGQHLPIYVEKILGAGETLRRDWCVDGSTGYEFMNQLSLLQHDPQGAEPLAELWSRHSERPAAFLEEARLARQQLLNGSLASDFESVAQALLQVARNDVMSRDLTLGAIRRALQELIVHFPVYRTYIGACGRSAADEVFFQQALQGARDTLGEADWPVLAYLQQWLGGRGWRQLPPGRQRKVLKHACVRFQQLTSPTAAKAVEDTALYRSAVLLSRNDVGFSTEQFCAPVEDFHALCRERLATFPDNLLASATHDHKRGEDARARLAVLSELSPWYVAQVEHWRRLAQALRNDPQAPGAGDELILYQALLGSWPLELHSDDSQGLQDYARRLWQWQEKALREAKLHSSWAAANEAYESAVHAFIERLLLSPEGLPLRSAIGAAVQRIAPAGALNGLAQSLLRMTVPGVPDLYQGNEFWDFSLVDPDNRRPVDFATRQQALDPCGETMELLTQWRDGRIKQALIAATLKRRGEYPQLFRRGTYQPLLAEGRHADKVLAFMREHQGQRAVVIVPRLVAGLLESGAQPRVDAPDWGDTRVHLPFAAPGQNLKGLFSTGTVTPHKDLMIGSALRDFPVNLFIQT comes from the coding sequence ATGAGCAGCGCGACGATCCACAGCCAGCCCGTGCGGGCCACCTTGCGCCTGCAGTTTCATCGCGGCTTCACCCTCGACGACGCGGTGCCGCTGGTGCCCTATTTCGCCCGCCTGGGCATCAGCCACCTGTACGCGTCGCCGCTGCTGTGCGCCCGCGCCGGCTCGATGCACGGCTACGACGTGGTCGACCCGACCCGGGTCAACCCCGAGTTGGGTGGCGAGGCCGCCCTGGAACGCCTGGTCCGCAGCCTGCGCCAACACGACATGGGCCTGTTGCTGGATATCGTCTCCAATCACATGGCGGTCGGCGGCGCGGACAATCCCTGGTGGCAGGACCTGCTGCGCTGGGGGCGCCTGAGCCCCTACGGCGAGTTCTTCGATATCCAGTGGCACTCCCCCGACCCCTTGATGGAAGGCCAGTTGCTGCTGCCGTTCCTCGGCAGCGACTACGGCGTAGCCCTGCAGGAAGGCACGCTGCGGCTGTGCTTCGATACCGAACGGGGCGAATTCCATGTCGAGCATTACCAGCATCACTTCCCGATCTGCCCCAGCGATTATGGCGAGTTGCTGCGAGTTCGGGGCGAGCTCGACGCCGAGTCGGCCGAGCGCCTCAAGCCTCTGGCCGATGCCTTCAGCACCCTGCGCTACCAGCCCGACGCCCACACCCAGGCCGAGCCCTTGCAGCGGCAATTGCAGGACGCCGCCTGTGACCCACAGGTCCGCGCGGCCATCGAGCAGCAACTGGCGCTGTATGACGCGCGCCAGCCGCAGGGCTTCGCTCGCCTGCACGCCCTGCTGGAGCAACAGAGTTATCGCCTGGCCAGCTGGCGCACCGCGGCGGACGACATCAACTGGCGGCGCTTCTTCGACATCAACGAGTTGGGTGGGCTGCGGGTCGAGCGCCCGGCGGTGTTCGAGGCCACCCACGGGAAAATCTTCCAGTTGATCGCCGCCGGCCTGGTGGACGGGCTGCGCATCGACCATATCGACGGCCTGGCCGATCCCCGCGGCTACTGCCGCAAACTGCGGCGCCGGGTCGATGCGCTGCGCTCCGGCCAGCACCTGCCGATCTATGTGGAAAAGATCCTCGGCGCCGGCGAGACCCTGCGCCGCGACTGGTGCGTGGACGGCAGCACCGGCTATGAATTCATGAACCAGCTGTCGCTGCTGCAACACGACCCGCAAGGCGCCGAGCCTTTGGCCGAACTCTGGAGCCGGCACAGCGAACGCCCGGCGGCCTTTCTCGAAGAAGCCCGGCTGGCGCGCCAGCAGTTGCTCAACGGCTCGCTGGCCAGCGACTTCGAAAGCGTGGCCCAGGCCCTGCTGCAAGTGGCGCGCAACGACGTGATGAGCCGCGACCTGACCCTGGGCGCCATCCGCCGCGCCTTGCAGGAACTGATCGTGCACTTCCCGGTGTACCGCACCTACATCGGCGCCTGCGGGCGCTCGGCGGCGGACGAGGTGTTTTTCCAGCAGGCCCTGCAAGGCGCCCGCGACACCCTGGGCGAAGCCGACTGGCCGGTGCTGGCCTACCTGCAACAGTGGCTCGGCGGCCGCGGCTGGCGCCAGCTGCCACCGGGACGCCAGCGCAAGGTGCTCAAGCATGCCTGCGTGCGCTTCCAGCAACTGACCTCGCCGACCGCGGCCAAGGCGGTGGAAGACACCGCGCTCTATCGCTCGGCGGTGCTGCTGTCGCGCAACGACGTGGGTTTTTCCACCGAGCAGTTCTGCGCCCCGGTGGAAGATTTCCACGCGCTCTGCCGCGAGCGCCTGGCGACCTTCCCCGACAACCTGCTGGCCAGCGCCACCCACGACCACAAGCGCGGCGAAGATGCCCGCGCGCGCCTGGCGGTGCTCAGCGAACTCAGCCCCTGGTACGTCGCACAGGTCGAACACTGGCGCAGACTGGCCCAGGCCCTGCGCAACGATCCCCAGGCGCCCGGCGCCGGTGACGAGCTGATTCTCTACCAGGCCCTGCTCGGCAGCTGGCCGCTGGAACTGCACAGCGACGACAGCCAGGGCCTGCAAGACTATGCCCGGCGCCTCTGGCAATGGCAGGAAAAAGCCCTGCGCGAAGCCAAGCTGCACAGCAGCTGGGCGGCGGCCAACGAGGCCTATGAAAGTGCCGTGCATGCGTTCATCGAGCGGCTGTTGCTCAGCCCCGAGGGCCTGCCGTTGCGCAGCGCCATCGGTGCGGCCGTCCAGCGCATAGCGCCCGCTGGCGCCCTCAACGGCCTGGCTCAATCCTTGCTGCGCATGACCGTGCCGGGCGTGCCGGACCTGTATCAGGGCAACGAGTTCTGGGACTTCAGCCTGGTGGACCCGGACAACCGCCGCCCGGTGGACTTCGCCACCCGACAGCAGGCTCTGGACCCCTGCGGCGAAACCATGGAACTGTTGACCCAGTGGCGCGACGGGCGCATCAAGCAGGCCCTGATCGCCGCCACGCTGAAGCGCCGCGGCGAGTACCCGCAGCTGTTTCGCCGGGGCACTTACCAGCCGCTGCTGGCAGAGGGCCGACACGCCGACAAGGTGCTGGCCTTCATGCGCGAACACCAGGGCCAGCGCGCCGTAGTGATAGTGCCCAGGCTGGTCGCCGGGCTGCTGGAAAGCGGCGCGCAACCCCGGGTCGACGCGCCGGATTGGGGCGATACGCGAGTGCACCTGCCATTCGCCGCGCCAGGACAAAACCTGAAGGGACTTTTTTCCACGGGGACAGTCACACCCCACAAGGATCTGATGATCGGCAGCGCATTGCGGGATTTCCCGGTCAACCTCTTCATCCAAACTTGA
- the treZ gene encoding malto-oligosyltrehalose trehalohydrolase, which produces MPSRTLETWPHGTAPLDAERTRFALWAPDAQHVSVELEHGVSLPMLPQANGWFMVVGRCPPGTRYRFNIDDEIRVPDPASRAQDGDIDGPSLVVDPRAYRWQHPHWQGRPWHQAVIYELHVGVLGGYREVEKHLPRLAHLGITAIELMPLAEFPGDRNWGYDGVLPYAPEASYGSPDDLKHLIDCAHGLDLAVMLDVVYNHFGPDGNYLHHYAKAFFREDRHTPWGAAIDFRRQPVRDFFIDNALMWLLEYRFDGLRLDAVHAIDDPDFLQELAQRVRQRIDPTRQVWLTVENEYNQASLLEQQFDAQWNDDGHNALHVLLTGETDAYYADFAERPTEKLARCLSQGFAYQGHVTRHGTARGEPSGHLPPSAFVLFLQNHDQIGNRAFGERLVRLAEPQALRAATVLLLLSPMIPLLFMGDELAAPQPFLFFTSHHDELADAVREGRRDEFAAFSAFADPHKREQIPDPNAPDTFLASRPQADPAQGEQTLALYRQLLQLRREHIVPYLPGAEALGAEVLAEGALCARWRLGNGQELRIDLNLSPHEVEQRPANAAQRLFDYPAQAFERLQRGHLAPYSALVSLGAAAPLPDLDGERP; this is translated from the coding sequence ATGCCGTCAAGGACACTGGAAACCTGGCCCCACGGCACCGCGCCGCTCGATGCCGAGCGCACCCGCTTCGCCCTCTGGGCGCCGGACGCGCAACACGTCAGCGTCGAACTCGAACACGGCGTGTCGCTGCCCATGCTGCCCCAGGCCAACGGCTGGTTCATGGTCGTCGGCCGTTGCCCGCCCGGCACCCGCTACCGCTTCAACATCGACGATGAGATCCGCGTACCCGACCCGGCGTCCCGGGCCCAGGATGGCGATATCGACGGCCCCAGCCTGGTGGTCGACCCCCGGGCCTATCGCTGGCAACACCCGCACTGGCAAGGCCGGCCGTGGCACCAGGCGGTGATCTACGAGCTGCATGTGGGGGTACTGGGCGGCTACCGCGAAGTGGAAAAACACTTGCCGCGCCTGGCCCATCTGGGCATCACCGCCATCGAGCTGATGCCCCTGGCGGAGTTTCCCGGCGATCGCAACTGGGGCTACGACGGCGTCCTGCCTTATGCGCCGGAAGCCTCCTACGGTTCGCCCGACGACCTCAAGCACCTGATCGACTGCGCCCATGGCCTGGATCTCGCGGTGATGCTCGATGTGGTCTACAACCACTTCGGCCCCGACGGCAACTACCTGCACCACTACGCCAAGGCCTTCTTCAGGGAAGACCGGCATACGCCCTGGGGCGCGGCCATCGACTTTCGCCGCCAGCCGGTACGCGACTTCTTTATCGACAATGCCCTGATGTGGCTGCTGGAGTACCGCTTCGACGGCCTGCGCCTGGACGCGGTGCATGCGATCGACGACCCGGACTTCCTGCAAGAACTGGCGCAGCGGGTGCGCCAACGGATCGACCCGACGCGGCAGGTCTGGCTGACCGTGGAAAACGAGTACAACCAGGCCAGCCTGCTGGAGCAGCAATTCGATGCGCAGTGGAACGACGACGGCCACAACGCCCTGCATGTGTTGCTCACCGGCGAAACCGACGCCTACTACGCCGACTTCGCCGAACGCCCCACCGAGAAACTGGCGCGCTGCCTGAGCCAGGGCTTCGCCTACCAGGGCCATGTCACCCGCCACGGCACCGCTCGCGGCGAACCCAGCGGCCACCTGCCGCCCAGCGCTTTCGTGCTGTTTTTGCAGAACCACGACCAGATCGGCAACCGCGCCTTCGGCGAACGCCTGGTGCGCCTGGCCGAGCCACAGGCGTTGCGGGCGGCCACGGTGCTGTTGCTGCTGTCGCCGATGATTCCGCTGCTGTTCATGGGCGACGAGTTGGCGGCGCCGCAACCCTTCCTGTTTTTCACCAGCCACCATGACGAACTGGCAGACGCGGTGCGCGAAGGCCGGCGCGACGAATTCGCCGCCTTCAGCGCCTTCGCCGATCCGCATAAACGCGAGCAGATTCCCGACCCGAACGCGCCGGACACCTTCCTCGCGTCGAGGCCGCAGGCGGACCCGGCCCAGGGCGAACAGACCCTGGCGCTGTATCGCCAACTGTTGCAACTGCGCCGCGAGCACATCGTGCCCTACCTGCCCGGCGCCGAAGCCCTGGGCGCCGAGGTGCTGGCCGAGGGTGCGCTGTGTGCCCGCTGGCGCCTGGGCAATGGCCAGGAGCTGCGCATCGACCTCAACCTGAGCCCGCACGAGGTCGAGCAGCGGCCAGCGAACGCCGCGCAGCGCCTGTTCGACTACCCGGCCCAGGCGTTCGAACGGTTGCAGCGAGGCCATCTCGCCCCCTATAGCGCACTGGTCAGCCTCGGCGCGGCCGCCCCACTGCCTGACCTTGACGGAGAACGCCCATGA